Proteins encoded in a region of the Thiovulum sp. ES genome:
- a CDS encoding CRISPR-associated endoribonuclease Cas6 (PFAM: CRISPR associated protein Cas6~TIGRFAM: CRISPR-associated endoribonuclease Cas6), with amino-acid sequence MVIYRAETTANLPVFDVISRLFQGFIFKHVAPYEHDGFRHESGKVFKSSVFKIDYPKDSKEIKILFASLIPETEERFIDHIFRHGLELGTIRLKNETVDTRRREWKSDDIIFWGDVLLTLKDEKGKKIFLEPKNEKFQENLKRQSIQKFETLIQKEYLGDWNLEVLKQSENRTKLFYNRKPYFTWSAKYKLSADNEMINLLLNTGFGSQTMKGFGLVKVEKENFWIDFEKARGKDTF; translated from the coding sequence ATGGTGATTTATCGAGCTGAAACAACTGCAAATTTACCTGTTTTTGATGTAATTTCAAGACTTTTTCAAGGATTTATTTTTAAACATGTTGCACCTTATGAGCATGATGGATTTCGACACGAATCGGGAAAAGTTTTCAAGTCTTCTGTTTTTAAGATTGATTATCCAAAAGACTCAAAAGAGATAAAAATTCTTTTTGCTTCTCTAATTCCTGAAACTGAAGAGAGGTTTATCGATCATATTTTTAGGCACGGATTGGAATTGGGAACAATTCGATTAAAAAATGAGACAGTAGATACAAGAAGAAGAGAGTGGAAAAGCGATGATATTATCTTTTGGGGAGATGTTCTTCTAACATTAAAAGATGAAAAAGGAAAAAAGATTTTTTTAGAACCAAAAAATGAGAAGTTTCAAGAAAATCTAAAAAGACAAAGTATCCAGAAATTTGAAACACTCATACAAAAAGAGTATTTAGGTGATTGGAATTTGGAAGTTTTAAAACAGAGTGAAAATAGAACAAAACTTTTTTACAACAGAAAACCATATTTCACTTGGTCTGCAAAATATAAATTGAGTGCGGATAACGAGATGATAAATTTACTTTTAAACACGGGTTTTGGGAGTCAAACAATGAAAGGCTTTGGACTTGTAAAAGTCGAAAAAGAGAATTTTTGGATAGATTTTGAGAAAGCTAGAGGAAAAGATACTTTTTAG
- a CDS encoding hypothetical protein (PFAM: Protein of unknown function DUF88~TIGRFAM: TIGR00288 family protein) — protein MKNVAIFFDIENLVGGYSMSSINELSLKDISKKISADINGGIAVQKAYADWSNQKLNKLRWDISDLGIEPIQMFGFSKGATKNASDIQLVVDVMEILFQKSFITTFVIVSGDGGFSSIAKKLKEYGKSVVGVSFRDASSIIFEKVCDHFIVMDSIEPKKEKEIKSMKGVELEDNLKIQFQQDPRLQTLAKKISQISGTDSEEIEQAKNIIRIFLKFDDSKGINISTFKTALNFGILDFSYHKFGFGKFVDFIRYVVLDTDMKLILKEPSDYRLLKKGFPIVRGFNPVSELTEFPEIDSFETYKSILSSGKPNLRIPESLEILTSIIRKMVERRETYRDIHFEDLLEDMSIFAGNEEDEKDIRKSLYLLINTEILLGDNSDEVLSNQHYYFKCENQNEVIDLLKEQFSHKIKNALNREPNEDVIQEFF, from the coding sequence TTGAAAAATGTAGCTATTTTCTTTGACATAGAAAATTTAGTTGGTGGATACAGTATGAGTTCTATCAATGAACTCTCTTTGAAAGATATTTCAAAAAAGATTTCCGCTGATATAAATGGAGGCATAGCAGTTCAAAAAGCTTATGCCGATTGGAGTAATCAGAAACTAAATAAGTTGCGGTGGGATATTTCCGACTTGGGAATTGAGCCGATACAGATGTTTGGATTCTCTAAAGGTGCAACAAAAAATGCTTCTGATATTCAACTTGTTGTTGATGTTATGGAGATACTCTTTCAAAAAAGTTTTATAACAACTTTTGTGATTGTTTCTGGAGATGGAGGATTCTCTTCAATTGCTAAAAAATTAAAAGAGTACGGAAAATCTGTTGTTGGTGTCTCATTTCGGGATGCTTCAAGTATTATTTTTGAGAAAGTTTGTGATCATTTTATTGTGATGGACAGCATTGAACCAAAAAAAGAGAAAGAGATTAAATCAATGAAAGGTGTCGAGTTAGAAGATAATTTAAAAATACAGTTTCAACAAGACCCTAGATTACAGACACTTGCAAAGAAAATATCTCAAATCTCAGGCACAGATTCCGAAGAGATTGAACAGGCAAAAAATATAATTAGGATTTTTTTAAAATTTGATGATTCAAAAGGGATAAATATTTCAACTTTTAAGACTGCCTTAAATTTTGGAATTTTGGATTTTTCATATCACAAATTTGGATTTGGAAAATTTGTAGATTTTATTCGTTATGTTGTTCTTGATACAGATATGAAATTGATTTTAAAAGAGCCTAGTGATTATAGATTATTAAAAAAAGGTTTTCCGATAGTTCGTGGTTTTAATCCTGTTTCAGAATTGACTGAATTCCCTGAAATAGATAGTTTTGAAACTTACAAATCAATTCTTTCAAGTGGAAAACCGAATTTAAGAATTCCAGAAAGTTTGGAGATTCTGACATCAATTATTAGAAAAATGGTGGAAAGAAGAGAAACATATCGGGATATTCATTTTGAAGATTTGCTAGAAGATATGTCCATTTTTGCTGGAAATGAAGAGGATGAAAAAGATATTCGGAAATCATTATACCTTTTAATAAATACAGAAATTCTTCTTGGTGATAATAGCGATGAGGTTCTCTCAAATCAACATTACTATTTTAAATGTGAAAATCAGAATGAAGTTATAGATTTATTGAAAGAACAATTTAGTCATAAAATTAAAAATGCTCTGAATCGAGAACCGAACGAAGATGTTATACAAGAATTTTTTTAG
- a CDS encoding uncharacterized protein involved in exopolysaccharide biosynthesis (PFAM: Chain length determinant protein) — MEHRPRELEEDEIDLRELFSTIWNNKWKIMIFSFLVTSLTLFFMLRTPNSYTSSIVLIPQEQSASIGGIGALAGFAGVDIGGGEISIFSQISTILSDEIFLEKLISENNLLEKIENPQNLVFALGLDFKIENDVSELSQEERIYNAIKSFSGIISVSEDKKSGVITFSGTNRDRFFAKELVDLVLTESTKRLREIDMKDIDSKVQFYEKELQNTDNLELQKSLTKVISSLIEKRVSANANEFYLLKKITDSKIAFIKDKTKPKRGLIIVVAFVVSIILGIFGVFFIQFLKP, encoded by the coding sequence ATGGAACATAGACCTCGAGAATTAGAAGAAGATGAAATCGATTTAAGAGAACTTTTTTCGACAATTTGGAATAACAAATGGAAAATTATGATTTTTTCATTCCTTGTTACATCTCTTACACTTTTTTTTATGTTGAGAACTCCAAACAGCTACACCTCATCGATAGTTTTGATTCCACAAGAACAGAGTGCCTCAATTGGCGGAATTGGTGCTTTAGCAGGATTTGCAGGAGTTGATATTGGTGGAGGGGAAATCTCTATTTTTTCTCAAATTTCAACAATTTTGAGTGATGAAATTTTTCTTGAAAAACTGATTTCTGAAAACAATCTTTTAGAAAAAATCGAGAATCCACAAAATCTTGTTTTTGCTCTCGGTTTAGATTTTAAAATTGAGAATGATGTTTCTGAACTTTCACAAGAGGAACGAATTTACAATGCAATTAAAAGTTTTTCAGGAATTATTTCTGTTTCCGAAGATAAAAAGAGTGGAGTTATAACTTTTTCAGGAACAAATAGAGACCGTTTTTTTGCAAAAGAGCTTGTTGATTTAGTTTTAACAGAATCCACAAAACGACTCCGAGAAATCGACATGAAAGATATTGACTCAAAAGTGCAGTTTTATGAAAAAGAGTTGCAAAATACCGACAATTTGGAATTACAAAAAAGCTTAACAAAAGTCATTTCGTCTCTTATTGAAAAACGAGTTTCAGCAAATGCAAATGAGTTCTATCTTCTCAAAAAAATTACAGATAGTAAAATTGCTTTTATAAAAGATAAGACAAAACCGAAACGGGGTTTAATAATTGTTGTTGCATTTGTAGTTTCTATAATTTTAGGAATTTTTGGAGTATTTTTTATTCAATTTTTAAAACCTTAA
- a CDS encoding 4Fe-4S protein (PFAM: 4Fe-4S binding domain), translating to MIQIHQSSCTRTLSKFSECSKCVESCPKEAIELQNGIPKISQTKCIECGACIGVCPTDAIELDKFSSIETIFSFLESGENRLDCQKNIPCLASFSSQNLVSLSLLSKKDIELDFSHCQNCEIFSGVQKQIVDSFEETNFLLEAFYTPHRLKAVSGESQKVSQISSEKRALLKGSVFSSRFDEVSNEDSQKIRNREIPKSRKLFLFATRELEKENPNILSSEDLSFLSQKTVSDSCTNCQICYRICPTHALQSDYKNSFIDFSANLCLKCGLCHDVCEVDSIQIRKTFSISDFLNSKTEKIAEFDVGKCRECGNFFTKKDGNELCYRCEIEEREAHELWGF from the coding sequence ATGATTCAAATTCATCAAAGTAGTTGCACCAGAACACTTTCAAAATTTTCAGAGTGTTCAAAATGTGTTGAAAGTTGTCCAAAAGAAGCTATCGAATTACAAAATGGGATTCCAAAAATTTCTCAAACAAAATGTATTGAGTGTGGAGCATGTATTGGAGTTTGTCCGACTGATGCAATTGAACTTGATAAGTTTTCTTCGATTGAAACAATTTTTAGCTTTTTAGAAAGTGGTGAAAATCGGTTGGATTGTCAAAAAAATATTCCATGTTTGGCTTCTTTTTCATCTCAAAACTTGGTTTCACTCTCTCTGCTGTCAAAAAAAGATATTGAGCTAGATTTTTCGCATTGTCAAAATTGTGAAATTTTTAGCGGAGTTCAGAAGCAGATAGTCGATTCTTTTGAAGAGACAAATTTTCTTTTAGAAGCTTTTTATACACCTCATCGCTTAAAAGCAGTTTCTGGAGAGAGTCAAAAAGTATCTCAAATCTCAAGTGAAAAACGAGCTTTACTTAAAGGTTCAGTTTTCTCTTCTCGTTTCGATGAGGTCAGCAATGAAGATTCTCAAAAAATCCGAAATCGTGAAATTCCAAAAAGTCGAAAACTCTTCCTTTTTGCAACTCGCGAATTGGAAAAAGAGAATCCAAATATTTTATCAAGTGAAGATTTGTCTTTTCTTTCTCAAAAAACAGTTTCAGACTCATGCACAAATTGTCAAATCTGCTACCGAATTTGTCCGACTCATGCTTTGCAAAGCGACTACAAAAACTCATTTATCGATTTTTCCGCAAACTTGTGTTTAAAATGCGGACTTTGTCATGATGTTTGTGAAGTTGATTCGATTCAAATCCGTAAAACTTTCTCTATTTCAGATTTTCTAAATTCTAAAACTGAAAAAATTGCAGAATTTGATGTTGGAAAATGTCGTGAATGCGGAAACTTTTTTACTAAAAAAGATGGAAATGAACTCTGCTACCGATGTGAAATTGAAGAGCGAGAAGCTCATGAACTTTGGGGTTTTTAA